GCTGGCGGCCAGGAAGGGCATCAAGCTCACCTTCATGCCCTTCATCATCAAGGCGGTGGTGGCGGCCCTCAAGGAGTTCCCCTACCTGAACGCGATGATCGACGACGAGGCGCAGGAGATCGTGCTCCGCAAGTCGTATCACATCGGCTTCGCCCTGGATACCGACGCGGGGCTCCTGGTGCCGGTGATCAGGGACGCCGACCGCAAGTCGGTTTTCACCATCGCCGCGGAGATGAACGACCTGATCGCACGCGGGCGGGAGGGCAGGCTCCAGCCCGACGAGATGCGCGGCTCCACGTTCACCATCTCCAACCAGGGCTCCATCGGCGGCCTCTACTTCACCCCGGTGATCAACCACCCCGAGGTGGCGATCCTGGGTGTGGGCAAGACCGTCGAGCGGCCCGTGGTGCGTGACGGCGAGATCGTCGTCCGCAAGATGGCCCACCTCGCGCTCTCCTTCGACCACCGGCTGATCGACGGCGGCATGGCCACGCGGTTTGTCAACCGCCTTGTGGAACTGCTCAGCAACCCGACACTGCTCATGATGGAGGCGATGTAGACGTGGTCATGGGTTCCATCAAGACCGGGACCGACGTGGTCGTGATCGGCGCAGGTCCCGGCGGGTACGTGGCCGCCCAGCGGGCGGCCCAGCTCGGATTGGACGTCACGCTGGTCGAGAGCGAGGAGCTGGGCGGCACGTGCCTGAACCACGGCTGCATCCCTTCCAAGGCGCTGATCTCGGTGGGCGACCTGGTGCACAAGGTGAACAACGGCTCCGACCGGGGCATCGTGGTGAAGGGCAGCGTGGAGGTGGACTTCGCCAAGACCCAGGAGTGGAAGCAGAGCAAGGTGATCAAGCGGCTCACCACCGGCGTGGCCTCGCTGATGAAGGCGGCCCAGGTCGAGGTGGTCAAGGGCAGGGCCCGGTTCACCGACCCCCACTCGCTGGAGGTGGAGCTGAACGACGGCGGCACCGCTGCCTACAGCTTCAAGCACGCGATCATCGCCACGGGCTCCCGGGCCATCAACCCGCCGTTCTTCCCGATTGACGGGGAGAACGTGGTCGACGCCCGGGGGGCGCTGGCCTTCACCGCGGTGCCGGCCCGCTTCCTGGTGGTCGGCGGCGGCTACATCGGCGTGGAGCTGGGCATCGCCTACGCGAAGCTCGGCTCCAAGGTGACCATCGTCGAGGCGACGGGCCAGCTGCTGCCCGGCACGGACCCGGACCTGATCAACGTGCTGATGCGCCGCCTGCGCCGCCTGGGCGTCACCGTGCTGCTCAACGCCAAGGCGTCCGGCGGCCTCCAGAACGGCAAGGTCCGGGTGGAGGACGCCGAGGGCAAGGTGCAGGAGATCGAAGCAGACAAGGTCCTGGTCTCGGTGGGGCGGCGGCCCTACCACGAGGGGCTGCAGCTGGAGAAGGCCGGGGTCAGGGTGGACGAGAAGGGGTTCATCCCCGTCGACGAGCAGATGCGCACCAACGTCAGCCACATCTACGCCATCGGCGACGTCTGCTCCCCGGTGATGCTGGCCCACAAGGCCAGCGCCCAGGGGCGCGTGGCGGCTGAGGCCATCGCCGGCCTCAAGTCGGCTGCCGACTGGCAGACGGTGCCGGCGGTGATCTTCACCGACCCTGAGATCGCCTACGTGGGCCTCACCGAGGCCCAGGCCCGGGAGAAGGGCTACGACCCCGTCGTCAGCCGGTACAACTTCGCCGCCGTGGGCCGGGCGCTCACGATGGGCGAGTCAGACGGCTTCGTGAAGCTGGTGGGCGACCGGAAGAGCGGCCTGCTGCTGGGCGCCCAGATGATCGGCCCGGAGGTCTCGGAGCTGATCGGCGAGGTGACCCTCGCCCTGGAGATGGGGGCGCTGATGGAGGACGTGGCGCTGACGCCGCACTACCACCCGACGCTGTCGGAGGGGATCCTGGAGGCCGCCCTCTCGTGGGTGCACGACATCGAGAAGGCAGGGCGGAAATAGCGCATGTCCACGGCCGGAGGACGCACGTCTTCCGGCCGTGGTTTTGATCACCTATACTAAAGATGCACAAACCCGCACTTGGCACGAGGGAGGTGCCGCAATGGCTCTGCGCGTTCTGGTGGTCGATGACGACCCCAAGATCACCGCGTTCCTTCGCCGCAGCCTGGCCCTGGAAGGATACGACGTGCTGGTGGCCAACAGCGGGACGGAAGCGCTGCGCATGATCGCCGGGGCGCCGCCCGACCTGCTGGTGCTCGACGTGATGATGCCCGATGTGGACGGCCTGGAGGTCTGCCGACGCATCCGGGCGGCCGGCGAGAACTTCCCCATCCTGATGCTCACAGCCCGGGACGCCGTCTCCGACCGCGTGAAGGGGCTGGACCAGGGCGCCGACGACTACCTGGTGAAGCCCTTCGCCCTGGAGGAGCTCCTGGCCCGGCTCCGGGCGCTCGTGCGGCGCAGCGGGTCTGGCTCGGCCGACGGCAACGGCGGCCAGCAGGTGCTGCAGTTCGCCGATCTCGGGCTCGACACGGCCACCCGGGAGGCGTTCCGCGGCTCCCGGCGCATCAGCCTCACCGCGAAGGAGTACGAGCTCCTGCACCTGTTCATGACCCACCCGCGGCAGGTGCTCACCCGCGACACCCTCATGGAAAAGGTCTGGGGCTACGACTACTCGGGCGAGTCCAACGTGCTCGAGGTTTACGTCGGCTACCTGCGGTCGAAGCTGGAGGCCGGGGGGGAGCCGCGGCTGATCCAGACGGTGCGCGGCGTCGGGTACGTCCTGAAGGAGTGAGCTGACCATGTCGCTTCGGCTGCGGCTCGCCTTGCTGTACTCGGCCCAGATGACGGCCGCACTCCTGCTCTTCAGCTTCCTCCTGTACTACGTGATGCACTGGAGCTACATCAGCGAGGTGGACGCCACCCTGAAGTCGGTGGCCTGGCGGGTCGCCGAGGGGGCGCCGCTGACCTGGTCCATCCCCTCACTGCGCTCGCTGGCCGACCGCTCCACGTTCATCATGGTGCGGGCGGAGGACTACATCGTCACGCAGTCGAGCGACTTCGGCTCCTTCCCGCTGCCGGCCAGGGCGGCCGCCGGCGAACCGACGTTCACCACCGAGCGCGACGTCAACGGCGAGCCTTACCGGCTCTTCAGCCTGCCGATCTACGTGAACGACCAGCCCCGCTTCTGGGTGCAGGTGGCCCAGCCCACGCGGCTCCTGGAGCGGGTGCTGGCCAACCTCAGGCCGCTGCTCAGCGTGGCCACCGCCGCATTCGCCGTCGTCACCGGCGCCTTCTCCTGGCTGCTGGCCGGCCGGGCCCTGAAGCCCATCACGAAGGTGGCGCAGGCGGCGGAGGCCATCGGGGAGTCGGCGGACCTCAGCCTGCGGGTGCCCTACAAGGGCCCGGGCGACGAGGTGGGGAGCCTGGTGCACACCTTCAACGGCATGCTGGACCAGCTCCAGGAGCTGTACGGCCGCCTGGCCGCGGCGGTGGACGCCCAGAAGCGGTTCGTGGCCGACGCCTCCCACGAGCTGCGGACGCCGCTGACGATCATCCGGGGCAACATCGACTACCTGGAGCGGGCGGGCAGCCTCGACCCGGAGGCCCTGGCCGACATGAAGTCCGAGGCCGCCCGCATGTCGCAGCTCCTGGAGGAGATGCTGGCCATGGCGCGGGCGGACGCCGGGCAGGAGCCGGAGCTGGAGCCGCTGGCGCTGGGTCCGCTGGTGCGGGAGGTGTGCGACCGGGCGAAAGCGCTGCCCCACAACGTGGAGTTCCGCCGCGAGCTGCCCGAGGCGCTGGACCGCGTGATGGTGCTGGGCCATGCGGAGTGGCTGCGGCGGGCGCTGCTGATCCTGCTGGACAACGCCTTCAAGTACACCCCCAGCGGCACGGTCACCGTCCGCGCCGGCCGTCAGGGCGACGGGGTCGTCCTGCAGGTGATCGACACGGGCCGGGGGATCGCGCCCGAGGACCTGCCCCGAGTCTTCGACCGGTTCTACCGGGCCGACCCCGCCCGGTCGGGCGGCGGCAGCGGCCTGGGGCTGGCCATCGCCTCCTGGGTCGCCGGTCTGCACGGCGGGCGGCTGACGGCCGAGAGCAAGGTCGGGGAGGGCTCCACGTTCAGCCTCTGGCTGCCCATCTACCGGCCGGCGTCGCCGAGCGCGAATTCTTAGCTTGCTCTTAGTGAGGCTTCAGTTCTGTTTCAGTCGCAGTGTCTATGATGAGGACAGGTCCATGAGGAACACTGGTGTATAAGGGGGACTCTGTCCATGTATGACGATAAGCTTGATCCCAGGCCGAATCCCGACGCTGAGGAGCCGCGCCGGGAGCAGGAGGTAGGGTCTGCCGCCCCGGCGCCGGAGGCAGAGGCTGCCGATTCGTCTCCGGAGCTGGAGCTGCCGGAGATCCCGGCGTCGCCGGAGGTGCCCGCGGCCCCCGTGGTGCCGCTCTACAGCCCGCCGGAGCCCGAGCAGCGGGAGCCCCGCCGCGGCACAGGCTGGCGCATGCTGGCCGCGGCCGTGGCGCTGGTGATGCTCTCCGCCGCGGTGGGCAGCGCGTCGACCTATTACCTGATGCGGAACCAGCAGGCCGCGGCTCCCTCGGGCTACCAGCCCAACTCCCCGGCCCAGAGCCTGCAGCCGGTGGTGCAGACGGTGGCCGAGGCCGGGGCCAGCGTCATCCCCGAGATCTACAAGCGGGTGGCGCCGGCCGTGGTCGCCGTGGACGTCGTCGGCCGTCAGGGCTGGTACCGCACCGCGGGCAGCGGCTCGGGCTTCGTGGTCGACCCCGCGGGCTATATCCTCACCAACTACCACGTGGTTGAGTACGCCCAGAACATCACCGTGAAGTTCCTGGACGGCACCGCCCTGAGCGCCACGGTGGTGGGCACCGACCGCACCAGCGACCTGGCCGTGCTGAAGGTGGACCCCGGCGACAAGCAGCTGGTCGTCGCACCGCTGGGCGACTCGGACCAGGTGCAGGTGGGCGAGCTGGCCATCGCCATCGGCAACCCCTACGGCCACGAGTTCACCGTGACGGCGGGCATCGTCTCCGCACTCAACCGTGAGATCACCGAGGAGACGACGACGATCCCCGGCGCCATCCAGACCGACGCCGCCATCAACCCGGGCAACTCCGGCGGGCCGCTGCTGAACGGACGCGGCGAGGTGATCGGCGTCAACACCGCCATCTCGGCGCCGTCGCAGTTCTCCGGCAACGTCGGCCTTGGCTTCGCGGTGCCGATCAACACCGCCAAGGAGATCCTGCCGACCCTGATGGCGGGCCAGGACGTGCAGCGCCCGTACCTGGGGGTCTACCTGGAGGACCTGAACGAGCGGTACGCCCGGCTGCTGGGCCTGGACTCGACGGAGGGGGCCCTGGTCACGCAGGTGCTCGAGGGCAGCGCCGCCGAGAAGGCGGGCCTGCGCAACCCGGAGACGGACCGCTTCGGCCTGGTCTCGGCCGACGTGATCGTCGCGGTGGACGGCAGGAAGGTGGCCAACAGCTCCGAGCTGGTCAGCCGGATCGGCGGGTACAAGGTGGGCGACACGGTTGAGCTGACCATCATCCGCGATGGCCAGGAGCTGACCCTGAAGGCGACCCTCGGCGCCCGTCCGTAACATCCCCACCGGGCGCGGGCAGACTAGCGCTGCGGGAGCCAACCCGCAGAAGGAGGAATCTGCCCGTGACCGAGAAGAACCATTCCGCCCGGCACGCGACAGGCGGGCGTGGCCACGCCGGCCAGCCGCCGGGCCTCGACCACGGCGCCGCATCCCTGGTCGCCGTCGACAGCCCGGACGACCCCCACCTCGGGGCGCCGAAGGGCCAGGTCAGCCGCAACCGCCCGCAGACGAACACCGATCAAGCCCGGCGGCCGTCAGGCAAATCCTGACGGCGCGCGCCGCGCATCGAAACCGAACGCACGCGCAGACTAAGCCTGGCCTCCTGTCCCGTACGACAACAACCGTGCGGAGGTGGTGTCGATGCGGATCGCGGTGGAAGACGGCCTCAGCAACGTGAAGGAGGCGCTGAAGGCCGAGGGCTACACGGTCACCAAGCTGTCGCCCGGCAAGATGGAGGGCGTGGGCGCGGCCGTGGTCACCGGCATGTCCAACAACTTCATGGGCATCCACGACACCAACGGCAACCAGTTCCCGGTGATCGACGCAACCGGCAAGACCGTTGACGAGGTGGTCAGGCAGGTGAAGGAGCGGGCCCTCCACTAAGCCGGGAGGTGAGGCCGGGTGGCGCTGGTTGAGATCAGTGTGGTCCCTGTGGGTACCGAGTGCCCCAGTTTCTCCAGCGTGGTCTCCCGTGCGCTTCAGGAGGCCCACCGGAACGGCATCAAGTACACCGTGGGCCCGACCAGCACCGTGATGGAAGGCGACCTGCCAGCCCTGATGGACATCGCGGAGAAGATGCACCGCTCGGCCTTCACCGGGGGCACGCAGCGGGTGGTCACCAACATCAGCATCGACGAGCGCCGCGACAAGGACCA
This is a stretch of genomic DNA from Symbiobacterium terraclitae. It encodes these proteins:
- a CDS encoding YkuS family protein — translated: MRIAVEDGLSNVKEALKAEGYTVTKLSPGKMEGVGAAVVTGMSNNFMGIHDTNGNQFPVIDATGKTVDEVVRQVKERALH
- a CDS encoding sensor histidine kinase; this encodes MSLRLRLALLYSAQMTAALLLFSFLLYYVMHWSYISEVDATLKSVAWRVAEGAPLTWSIPSLRSLADRSTFIMVRAEDYIVTQSSDFGSFPLPARAAAGEPTFTTERDVNGEPYRLFSLPIYVNDQPRFWVQVAQPTRLLERVLANLRPLLSVATAAFAVVTGAFSWLLAGRALKPITKVAQAAEAIGESADLSLRVPYKGPGDEVGSLVHTFNGMLDQLQELYGRLAAAVDAQKRFVADASHELRTPLTIIRGNIDYLERAGSLDPEALADMKSEAARMSQLLEEMLAMARADAGQEPELEPLALGPLVREVCDRAKALPHNVEFRRELPEALDRVMVLGHAEWLRRALLILLDNAFKYTPSGTVTVRAGRQGDGVVLQVIDTGRGIAPEDLPRVFDRFYRADPARSGGGSGLGLAIASWVAGLHGGRLTAESKVGEGSTFSLWLPIYRPASPSANS
- a CDS encoding response regulator transcription factor is translated as MALRVLVVDDDPKITAFLRRSLALEGYDVLVANSGTEALRMIAGAPPDLLVLDVMMPDVDGLEVCRRIRAAGENFPILMLTARDAVSDRVKGLDQGADDYLVKPFALEELLARLRALVRRSGSGSADGNGGQQVLQFADLGLDTATREAFRGSRRISLTAKEYELLHLFMTHPRQVLTRDTLMEKVWGYDYSGESNVLEVYVGYLRSKLEAGGEPRLIQTVRGVGYVLKE
- a CDS encoding S1C family serine protease produces the protein MYDDKLDPRPNPDAEEPRREQEVGSAAPAPEAEAADSSPELELPEIPASPEVPAAPVVPLYSPPEPEQREPRRGTGWRMLAAAVALVMLSAAVGSASTYYLMRNQQAAAPSGYQPNSPAQSLQPVVQTVAEAGASVIPEIYKRVAPAVVAVDVVGRQGWYRTAGSGSGFVVDPAGYILTNYHVVEYAQNITVKFLDGTALSATVVGTDRTSDLAVLKVDPGDKQLVVAPLGDSDQVQVGELAIAIGNPYGHEFTVTAGIVSALNREITEETTTIPGAIQTDAAINPGNSGGPLLNGRGEVIGVNTAISAPSQFSGNVGLGFAVPINTAKEILPTLMAGQDVQRPYLGVYLEDLNERYARLLGLDSTEGALVTQVLEGSAAEKAGLRNPETDRFGLVSADVIVAVDGRKVANSSELVSRIGGYKVGDTVELTIIRDGQELTLKATLGARP
- the lpdA gene encoding dihydrolipoyl dehydrogenase yields the protein MGSIKTGTDVVVIGAGPGGYVAAQRAAQLGLDVTLVESEELGGTCLNHGCIPSKALISVGDLVHKVNNGSDRGIVVKGSVEVDFAKTQEWKQSKVIKRLTTGVASLMKAAQVEVVKGRARFTDPHSLEVELNDGGTAAYSFKHAIIATGSRAINPPFFPIDGENVVDARGALAFTAVPARFLVVGGGYIGVELGIAYAKLGSKVTIVEATGQLLPGTDPDLINVLMRRLRRLGVTVLLNAKASGGLQNGKVRVEDAEGKVQEIEADKVLVSVGRRPYHEGLQLEKAGVRVDEKGFIPVDEQMRTNVSHIYAIGDVCSPVMLAHKASAQGRVAAEAIAGLKSAADWQTVPAVIFTDPEIAYVGLTEAQAREKGYDPVVSRYNFAAVGRALTMGESDGFVKLVGDRKSGLLLGAQMIGPEVSELIGEVTLALEMGALMEDVALTPHYHPTLSEGILEAALSWVHDIEKAGRK
- a CDS encoding MTH1187 family thiamine-binding protein, which produces MALVEISVVPVGTECPSFSSVVSRALQEAHRNGIKYTVGPTSTVMEGDLPALMDIAEKMHRSAFTGGTQRVVTNISIDERRDKDQSMEVTVAAATTM